The Methanobrevibacter wolinii SH genome includes a window with the following:
- a CDS encoding nitroreductase family protein yields MVDFETVIKTRRSIRQYQDKEVEDEKIDKILHAAMQAPGSRLNAEPWEFLVIKNKDTLKKLGEIKPRVKGAPLAIILIANIERSFYKQSWQQDMSAAAENMLLEAVNLNLGGLWNGVAPFEDKMQDIANVIGINNENIKPFCIITLGYPAEGYENKFMDKYDESRIHYETY; encoded by the coding sequence ATGGTTGATTTTGAAACAGTTATTAAAACAAGACGTAGTATAAGACAATATCAGGATAAAGAAGTAGAAGATGAAAAAATTGATAAAATATTACATGCTGCAATGCAAGCACCAGGTAGTAGATTAAATGCAGAACCTTGGGAATTTTTAGTTATTAAAAATAAAGATACTCTTAAAAAATTAGGAGAAATAAAACCTAGAGTTAAAGGTGCACCTCTTGCAATAATACTCATTGCAAATATTGAAAGATCATTTTATAAACAGTCATGGCAACAAGATATGAGTGCAGCAGCAGAAAATATGTTACTTGAAGCTGTTAATTTAAATCTTGGTGGTTTATGGAATGGAGTAGCTCCTTTTGAGGATAAAATGCAAGATATAGCAAATGTAATTGGTATAAATAATGAAAATATTAAACCATTTTGTATTATAACATTAGGTTATCCTGCTGAAGGTTATGAAAATAAATTTATGGATAAATATGATGAAAGCAGAATTCATTATGAAACTTATTAA
- the proS gene encoding proline--tRNA ligase, which yields MENFSKWFHNILDTADIIDSRYPIKGMCVWRPYGFQIRKNYYNYVTKLLDKEHDETLFPLLIPESELAKEGLHVKGFEDEVYWVTHGGKKELNEQLALRPTSETAIYPMFSLWIRSHINLPIKIYQKVNTFRYETKHTRPMIRVREITSFIEAHTAHATKEESDKQVKTGIEIYKEIFDNLAIPYLISNRPVWDKFPGADYTIAFDTIFPDGKTLQIGTVHNLGQTFAKTFDITFENKEGTHDYVYQTCYGISDRVIASAIAIHGDEKGLVLPPTVAPTQVVIVPILFKKGAEEVIAKCNEIKETLEELNIRVKIDDRDIRPGKKFFDIEQKGSPLRIELGPRDLKENKVVIVRRDNGEKSELTIDDNLADNIKEELETIHNDLYKKAWDKFNDSVKFVEDEKELKPTADDGNITKFYWCGDTECGKAIEKETDMDVLGSCEELDDDTEAVCIHCGKKAKHISSIAKTY from the coding sequence ATGGAAAATTTTAGCAAATGGTTTCATAATATCTTAGATACAGCAGATATTATAGATTCTAGATATCCAATTAAAGGTATGTGTGTTTGGAGACCTTATGGATTTCAAATAAGAAAAAATTATTATAATTATGTTACAAAATTACTTGATAAAGAACATGATGAAACACTATTTCCTCTTTTAATTCCAGAAAGTGAACTTGCAAAAGAAGGATTACATGTAAAAGGATTTGAAGATGAAGTATATTGGGTAACTCATGGTGGTAAAAAAGAATTAAATGAACAATTAGCTCTCAGACCTACAAGTGAAACTGCAATTTACCCAATGTTTTCATTATGGATTAGATCACATATAAACCTTCCAATTAAAATATATCAAAAAGTAAACACATTTAGATATGAAACAAAACATACAAGACCTATGATTAGAGTTCGTGAAATTACAAGTTTCATTGAAGCACATACTGCACATGCTACAAAAGAAGAGTCAGATAAACAAGTAAAAACAGGTATTGAAATTTATAAAGAAATCTTTGATAATCTTGCAATACCATACTTAATTAGTAATAGACCAGTATGGGATAAATTCCCAGGTGCAGATTACACAATAGCATTTGATACTATTTTCCCTGATGGAAAAACACTACAAATTGGTACAGTACATAATTTAGGTCAAACATTTGCAAAAACCTTTGATATTACTTTTGAAAATAAAGAAGGAACTCATGATTATGTATACCAAACATGTTATGGAATTTCAGATCGTGTAATTGCATCTGCAATTGCAATACATGGAGATGAAAAAGGACTTGTTCTTCCACCAACTGTAGCACCTACACAAGTAGTAATTGTTCCTATATTATTTAAAAAAGGTGCAGAAGAAGTTATTGCTAAATGTAATGAGATTAAAGAAACTCTTGAAGAATTAAATATCCGTGTAAAAATAGATGATAGAGACATTCGTCCAGGTAAAAAATTCTTTGACATTGAACAAAAAGGTAGTCCATTAAGAATAGAACTTGGACCAAGAGATTTAAAAGAAAATAAAGTTGTTATTGTAAGAAGAGATAATGGTGAAAAATCAGAACTTACAATAGATGATAATTTAGCAGATAATATTAAAGAAGAACTTGAAACAATACATAATGACTTATACAAAAAAGCATGGGATAAATTTAATGATTCTGTAAAATTTGTAGAAGACGAAAAAGAGTTAAAACCTACAGCAGATGATGGAAACATCACTAAATTTTATTGGTGTGGAGATACTGAATGTGGAAAAGCAATTGAAAAAGAAACAGATATGGATGTACTTGGTTCATGTGAAGAACTTGATGATGATACAGAAGCTGTTTGTATTCACTGTGGTAAAAAAGCAAAACACATAAGTTCAATTGCAAAAACATATTAA
- the cofC gene encoding 2-phospho-L-lactate guanylyltransferase, translating to MDEIYAIIPVSKFSNGKTRLSPFLNLEERENLLKAMLKDVTSALKDCVDDIYIISSDAEVLDYAKNLDLKTITEKETDEDNNLNNALTQAMDELKDKVKRVIILPSDVPLIGKTNISMLLEQTKFMKFVIVPSKGGGTNALIIQPSSIEMKFGDFSFIKHVKQADKHNFTPMIHDSFFMAMDVNTKEDLGEILIHGDGTETKEYLRSLGISVKSVHGPERLEVERKKEN from the coding sequence ATGGATGAAATATATGCAATAATACCAGTAAGTAAATTTTCAAATGGAAAAACAAGATTATCACCATTTTTAAATTTAGAAGAAAGAGAAAATCTCTTAAAAGCTATGCTTAAAGATGTTACAAGTGCTCTAAAAGATTGTGTTGATGATATTTATATAATAAGTTCAGATGCAGAAGTACTTGATTATGCTAAAAATCTTGATTTAAAAACAATAACTGAAAAAGAGACTGATGAAGATAATAATTTAAACAATGCATTAACACAAGCAATGGATGAATTAAAAGATAAAGTTAAAAGAGTTATAATCCTACCTTCAGATGTTCCTCTTATTGGTAAAACAAATATTAGTATGTTACTTGAACAAACTAAATTTATGAAGTTTGTAATAGTACCTTCAAAAGGTGGAGGAACAAATGCATTAATTATACAACCATCAAGTATTGAAATGAAATTTGGTGATTTTAGTTTCATAAAACATGTTAAACAAGCAGATAAACACAATTTCACACCAATGATTCATGATTCTTTCTTTATGGCAATGGATGTTAATACAAAAGAAGATCTTGGAGAAATTTTAATCCATGGAGATGGAACAGAAACTAAAGAATATCTTAGATCTTTAGGAATTAGTGTTAAATCAGTTCATGGTCCAGAAAGACTTGAAGTTGAAAGGAAAAAAGAAAATTAA
- the thiD gene encoding bifunctional hydroxymethylpyrimidine kinase/phosphomethylpyrimidine kinase codes for MIGLTIAGLDPSGGAGVLTDIKTFSALGIHGTCVITNLTAQNPDKVYGIKEIDTDFISLQFDSLLNEYPIKYGKTGMLYSKDIVKLVSEKIVENELNIIIDPVMIASSGSNLSDNNYSKYLKKYLIPNGILVCPNVNEAEKLSGIKINNLEDGIKAAEKIGKKSNIIITGGHLNGKSILYDGDIKIYNQELIKTDNTHGSGCTFSAAVCGYLIKNHDLRKSIEKSNEYVYNSIKYGRYKTLNPLYKLNNK; via the coding sequence ATGATTGGACTTACAATTGCTGGACTTGATCCTTCAGGTGGAGCAGGGGTACTTACAGATATTAAAACATTTAGTGCTTTAGGAATACATGGAACTTGTGTTATTACAAATTTAACTGCACAAAATCCAGATAAAGTATATGGAATAAAAGAAATAGATACAGATTTTATATCATTACAATTTGATTCCTTACTTAATGAATACCCAATTAAATATGGAAAAACTGGAATGTTATATTCTAAGGATATTGTTAAATTAGTAAGTGAAAAGATAGTTGAAAATGAACTTAATATTATAATAGATCCTGTAATGATAGCAAGTTCTGGTAGTAATTTATCAGATAATAATTATAGTAAATATTTAAAAAAATATTTAATTCCAAATGGAATACTAGTATGTCCTAATGTTAATGAAGCTGAAAAATTATCTGGAATTAAAATTAATAATCTTGAAGATGGAATAAAAGCTGCAGAAAAAATAGGTAAAAAATCAAATATTATAATTACAGGTGGACACTTAAATGGAAAAAGTATTCTATATGATGGAGATATCAAAATATACAATCAAGAACTAATAAAAACAGATAATACTCATGGTTCTGGATGTACATTTTCTGCTGCAGTATGCGGATATCTTATAAAAAATCATGATTTAAGAAAATCCATTGAAAAATCTAATGAATATGTATATAATAGTATTAAATATGGTAGATACAAAACATTAAATCCATTATATAAATTAAACAATAAATAA
- a CDS encoding ABC transporter ATP-binding protein, whose translation MTIEVKNLTKTFKNNDNEEKTVLDNLNITFEDKKFVCLLGHSGCGKTTLLRLIGGLDSPSSGEILDDGKPITGPSTNRGFIFQQYSLFPWMTVFDNVMFPLRVKGDDEEKSKQRVEAYLKGVELESAKDLYPYQLSGGMKQRVALIRTLINHPKTVLMDEPFSALDMLTKHDLQDKLLTAVGKYNTIIFVTHDVSEATYLADEIVVMGRTGGEIKDIIEVDVPRPRKRNDPELLKIQDKISEYL comes from the coding sequence TTGACAATTGAAGTAAAAAATTTAACTAAAACTTTTAAAAACAATGATAATGAAGAAAAAACAGTTTTAGATAATTTAAACATTACTTTTGAAGATAAAAAATTTGTTTGTTTACTTGGTCATTCTGGTTGTGGAAAAACAACATTACTTAGACTAATTGGAGGACTAGATAGTCCAAGTTCTGGAGAAATTCTTGATGATGGTAAACCTATTACTGGACCTTCAACTAATAGAGGTTTTATTTTTCAACAATATTCTCTTTTTCCATGGATGACTGTATTTGATAATGTAATGTTTCCTTTAAGAGTTAAAGGTGATGATGAGGAAAAATCTAAACAAAGAGTTGAAGCATATCTTAAAGGTGTTGAATTAGAGAGTGCTAAAGATTTATATCCATATCAATTATCTGGTGGTATGAAACAAAGAGTAGCTCTTATTAGGACTTTAATTAACCATCCTAAAACTGTACTTATGGATGAACCATTTTCTGCTTTGGATATGTTAACTAAACATGATTTACAAGATAAATTATTAACTGCAGTTGGTAAATATAATACTATTATTTTTGTAACTCATGATGTTTCAGAAGCTACTTATTTAGCAGATGAAATAGTTGTTATGGGTAGAACTGGTGGAGAAATTAAAGATATTATTGAAGTTGATGTTCCTCGTCCAAGAAAAAGAAATGATCCAGAATTATTAAAAATTCAGGATAAAATTTCAGAATATTTATAA
- a CDS encoding ABC transporter permease: protein MNFKKYGLPLILPLIVLFVWYLITDGLALLPNYILPSPVSVCQSAYTICINGRLVNNTISTLIKVFLGIGLAAVIAIPLGICFGYSETLDRFTSLMISILRPIPPIAWIPFSILWFGIGLNSAIFIIFMGCVFPLLVYTIDGVKRTPKILIESAETLGASNSTILRKIILPSSVPYIISGLKVGVSIALMCTISAEMIGSSTGLGYMILTASNLFDPGTTVVGMLVIGIIGIVFDTVFGKLQDKIFW, encoded by the coding sequence TTGAATTTTAAAAAATATGGATTACCATTAATATTACCATTAATTGTTCTTTTTGTATGGTATTTAATAACTGATGGTTTAGCATTATTACCTAACTATATATTACCAAGTCCTGTATCAGTTTGTCAATCTGCTTATACAATTTGTATTAATGGTCGTTTAGTTAATAATACTATAAGTACTTTGATTAAAGTTTTCTTAGGTATTGGTCTTGCTGCTGTTATAGCTATTCCTTTAGGTATATGTTTTGGATATTCTGAAACTTTAGATAGGTTTACTTCTTTAATGATAAGTATTTTAAGACCTATTCCTCCTATTGCTTGGATTCCATTTTCAATTTTATGGTTTGGAATTGGATTAAATTCTGCTATATTTATTATATTTATGGGTTGTGTTTTCCCACTTCTTGTTTATACAATAGATGGTGTAAAAAGAACTCCAAAAATTTTAATAGAATCTGCAGAAACATTAGGTGCAAGTAATAGTACTATATTAAGAAAAATTATTTTACCTTCATCTGTTCCATATATTATATCTGGACTTAAAGTAGGTGTAAGTATTGCATTAATGTGTACTATTTCTGCAGAAATGATTGGTTCAAGTACTGGTTTAGGTTATATGATTTTAACAGCAAGTAACTTATTTGATCCAGGTACAACTGTAGTTGGTATGTTAGTTATTGGAATTATTGGAATTGTATTTGATACAGTCTTTGGAAAATTACAAGATAAAATATTTTGGTAA
- a CDS encoding ABC transporter substrate-binding protein, giving the protein MEKKTAGIIIAIVIIIALIGGYVYFAHPGETTVKIGYLPSDHDSALFVAQSQKLYEAQGINVETSQFNNGGDLMTAMASGDIDIGYVGVTPALSSIAKGVPIKIVSGAQMEGSGILVANNSTITSVADLKGKKVATPGEASIQYMLLEYALNQENINISEVNPSSMKVAQMNDALKTGKVDAIVTYEPYASIATNAGYGKLLENSSKILPDHPCCVVVASDKFIKEHPKELKSILAIHENATKYINEHPNDAAKLLPSDIVPNATLEGKVLSNINFVSGLNDSYKKSVTDFMNTEVKLGVLKQSIPEDKIFYKPQ; this is encoded by the coding sequence ATGGAGAAGAAAACCGCAGGAATAATTATAGCAATTGTTATAATTATTGCTTTAATTGGAGGTTATGTATACTTTGCACATCCTGGTGAAACCACTGTAAAAATAGGATACTTACCTTCAGATCATGATTCTGCTTTATTTGTAGCACAATCTCAAAAATTATATGAAGCACAAGGAATCAATGTAGAAACCTCACAATTTAACAATGGTGGAGATTTAATGACTGCTATGGCTAGTGGTGATATTGATATTGGTTATGTTGGTGTAACTCCTGCTTTATCTTCTATTGCTAAAGGTGTACCTATAAAAATTGTTTCTGGTGCACAAATGGAAGGTAGTGGTATTTTAGTAGCTAATAATTCAACAATTACTAGTGTTGCTGACTTAAAAGGTAAAAAAGTAGCAACTCCTGGTGAAGCATCTATTCAATACATGCTTTTAGAATATGCTCTTAACCAAGAAAATATTAATATTTCTGAAGTAAATCCTTCATCTATGAAAGTTGCTCAAATGAATGATGCTCTTAAAACTGGTAAAGTAGATGCAATTGTAACTTATGAACCATATGCTTCTATTGCAACTAATGCTGGTTATGGTAAATTATTAGAAAATTCATCTAAAATATTACCAGATCATCCATGTTGTGTAGTTGTAGCTAGTGATAAATTTATTAAAGAACATCCTAAAGAATTAAAATCAATTTTAGCTATTCATGAAAATGCAACTAAATATATTAATGAACATCCTAATGATGCTGCTAAATTATTACCTAGTGACATAGTACCAAATGCAACTCTTGAAGGTAAAGTCTTAAGTAATATTAATTTCGTCTCAGGATTAAATGATTCATATAAAAAATCTGTTACTGATTTCATGAATACTGAGGTTAAATTAGGTGTATTAAAACAAAGTATTCCTGAAGATAAAATATTCTACAAACCACAATAA
- a CDS encoding transposase — protein MNDSKNTEIKTPDDKIAMAFFRSLRWVNGVYCPQCKSYDIVNRGQQGRVRRYSCKNCKSNFNDFTGTIFHKSRIPMGMMLYVLFNMDDKTITQLSEETGYSRQCISRLKHLFEKKLLNNPEFCDKID, from the coding sequence ATGAATGATTCTAAGAATACTGAAATTAAAACACCTGATGATAAGATAGCTATGGCTTTTTTTAGAAGTCTTAGATGGGTTAATGGTGTATATTGTCCTCAATGTAAATCTTATGATATTGTAAATAGAGGTCAACAAGGTAGAGTTAGAAGATATTCTTGTAAAAATTGTAAATCTAATTTTAATGATTTTACTGGAACTATTTTTCATAAAAGTAGAATTCCTATGGGTATGATGTTGTATGTCTTATTTAATATGGATGATAAAACAATTACTCAATTATCTGAAGAAACTGGTTATTCTCGTCAGTGTATCTCAAGACTTAAACATCTTTTTGAGAAAAAATTATTAAATAATCCAGAATTTTGTGATAAAATAGATTAA
- a CDS encoding adenylosuccinate synthetase — translation MTCSILTGGAWGDEGKGKCITYFCKNDNPSIIARAGVGPNAGHSVEFNGEKYGLRLIPSGFVNTDSELLVGAGVLVDPEVLFHEFDYLKKYDVKSRTLIDGRCAIIKPEHRERDKHSDYLSNKIGSTGSGCGPANSDRVLRIADLAKDIPELEEYITDVSLKVNDTIDEGNDVFIEGSQGFALSLYYGTYPFVTSKDTCASTFAADVGVGPTKVDEVISVFKSYITRVGEGPFPTEISQEEAAEKGIEEYGVVTGRRRRVGLFDYDLAKESCRINGTTQIALTCVDKLYDCAGITDYSLLPADAKEFINKIQTATGVPVTIISTGPDLKETIDLRDELL, via the coding sequence ATGACTTGTAGTATTTTAACTGGTGGTGCATGGGGAGACGAAGGTAAAGGTAAATGTATTACCTACTTCTGTAAGAATGATAATCCTTCCATCATTGCTCGTGCTGGTGTTGGTCCTAATGCGGGACATTCTGTTGAATTTAATGGCGAAAAATATGGTTTAAGACTTATTCCTTCTGGATTTGTAAATACTGATTCTGAGCTTCTTGTTGGTGCAGGAGTTTTAGTTGATCCTGAAGTACTTTTCCATGAATTTGATTATTTAAAAAAATACGATGTTAAAAGTAGAACTTTAATTGATGGTCGTTGTGCTATTATTAAACCAGAACACCGTGAAAGAGATAAACACTCTGATTATTTATCTAATAAAATTGGTAGTACTGGATCAGGTTGCGGACCTGCAAATTCTGATAGGGTTTTAAGAATTGCAGATTTAGCAAAAGATATTCCTGAATTAGAAGAGTATATTACTGATGTTTCTTTAAAAGTTAATGATACAATTGATGAAGGTAATGATGTATTTATTGAAGGTTCTCAAGGTTTTGCTTTATCTTTATATTATGGTACTTATCCATTTGTAACTAGTAAAGATACTTGTGCTAGTACATTTGCTGCAGATGTAGGTGTAGGACCAACTAAAGTAGATGAAGTAATAAGCGTATTTAAATCTTATATTACTCGTGTTGGTGAAGGACCTTTCCCTACAGAAATTTCTCAGGAAGAAGCTGCTGAAAAAGGTATTGAAGAGTATGGTGTTGTAACTGGTAGACGTAGAAGAGTAGGTTTATTCGATTATGACCTTGCTAAAGAATCTTGTAGAATTAATGGTACAACCCAAATTGCATTAACTTGTGTTGATAAATTATATGATTGTGCTGGTATTACTGATTATTCACTTTTACCTGCTGATGCTAAAGAATTTATTAATAAAATTCAAACTGCTACTGGTGTACCTGTAACTATTATTTCTACTGGACCTGATTTAAAAGAAACAATTGATTTAAGAGATGAATTATTATAA
- a CDS encoding DUF6891 domain-containing protein, protein MSDDLKEELNYEIDFLVKTGFYDIEEILETIDDEFIDYNIDLDVVSNIIENIYTKHNSTKSNSSDFNNLKKVFNSLSKQGIVSIHNCGYDPEEGIHDSIEVYTHLINNNYKPIGFVFYTLFDIETVLDDNYLSIYFGDFHGDKKVSNKLANMIIKTLESFGFNLDWDNNPENPIIINDFNWIKIFDNDNYFMEGAYDVFTQFNTN, encoded by the coding sequence ATGAGTGATGATTTAAAAGAAGAATTAAATTATGAAATTGATTTTCTTGTAAAAACTGGTTTTTATGATATAGAAGAAATCTTAGAGACTATTGATGATGAATTTATTGATTATAATATTGATTTAGATGTTGTATCTAATATTATAGAGAATATTTATACAAAACATAATAGTACTAAATCAAATAGTTCTGATTTTAATAATTTAAAAAAAGTTTTTAATAGTTTATCTAAACAAGGTATTGTTTCAATTCATAACTGTGGTTATGATCCTGAAGAAGGTATACATGATTCTATTGAGGTATATACTCATTTAATAAACAATAATTATAAACCAATAGGTTTTGTATTTTATACATTATTTGATATTGAAACGGTTTTAGATGATAATTACTTAAGTATTTATTTTGGGGATTTTCATGGTGATAAAAAAGTTTCTAATAAATTAGCTAATATGATTATTAAAACTTTAGAATCATTTGGATTTAATTTAGATTGGGATAATAATCCTGAAAATCCAATTATTATTAATGATTTTAATTGGATTAAAATATTTGATAATGATAATTATTTCATGGAAGGAGCTTATGACGTGTTTACTCAATTTAACACTAATTAA
- a CDS encoding DUF6882 domain-containing protein: protein MFNLPLEITAEDDLQSIFTKYGAYALDKQENLSDLIGEKKGNLDIENGILSFGEDLSFSIQLIAYLSLDDNKFSWAWDNSEIGFPLELIDEAKKIKEFGEEYNIPQFTTPMFNADIEEAHFLLMTVISLFDDSAYYVAEIGNFAFFVTINSEDIPENNTIDRFEFIYYNFQKNYDVNGKIAFEGYAALKGYPTNVYDEDNFQVAIIGEDKIMIGYSKRGNVNLIKTFKPNE, encoded by the coding sequence ATGTTTAATTTACCATTAGAAATTACCGCTGAAGATGATTTACAATCAATATTTACAAAATATGGTGCTTATGCTTTAGATAAGCAAGAAAATTTATCTGATTTGATTGGAGAAAAAAAAGGAAATTTAGATATTGAAAATGGTATATTATCTTTTGGTGAAGATTTAAGTTTTTCTATTCAATTAATTGCTTACTTATCTCTTGATGATAATAAATTTTCATGGGCATGGGATAATAGTGAAATTGGTTTTCCGCTTGAATTAATTGATGAAGCTAAAAAAATTAAAGAATTTGGTGAAGAATATAATATTCCTCAATTTACAACTCCAATGTTTAATGCAGATATTGAAGAAGCACACTTTTTACTTATGACTGTTATTTCTTTATTTGATGATAGTGCATATTATGTTGCAGAAATTGGAAACTTTGCATTCTTTGTAACTATTAATTCTGAGGATATTCCTGAAAATAATACTATAGATAGATTTGAATTCATTTATTATAATTTCCAAAAAAATTATGATGTAAATGGTAAAATCGCATTTGAAGGTTATGCAGCACTTAAAGGTTATCCTACAAATGTTTATGATGAAGATAATTTTCAAGTTGCAATCATTGGTGAAGATAAAATAATGATTGGATATTCTAAAAGAGGTAATGTAAATCTTATTAAAACATTTAAACCTAATGAATAA